In the Nitrospinaceae bacterium genome, one interval contains:
- a CDS encoding phosphoribosylglycinamide formyltransferase, with the protein MSGENNLRVAVLASGRGSNLQALLDAAQDEAFPAKIIGVLSDKSNAQALERAKKAGIKSLWVDPSKDSYEERLGDEIETLGCGLICCAGYMKILTPKFVGRFSGKIINIHPSLLPSFPGLHSQRKALRAGVQIAGCTVHFIDEGVDTGPVILQAAVPVMPGDDEDSLSARILGFEHRIYPMAVRLIAEGKIRLDGRRVHVEGLEMSAGGGFFSPPVTFT; encoded by the coding sequence ATGAGCGGGGAAAACAATTTGCGTGTAGCCGTTTTGGCGTCGGGGCGCGGCTCAAACCTACAGGCCCTTCTCGATGCAGCCCAGGATGAGGCTTTTCCGGCTAAAATCATTGGGGTGCTGAGCGATAAGTCTAACGCCCAGGCGCTCGAGAGAGCGAAAAAGGCAGGAATAAAATCGCTTTGGGTCGATCCTTCCAAGGACAGCTATGAAGAGAGGCTGGGAGATGAGATCGAGACCTTGGGGTGTGGGCTGATTTGTTGTGCTGGATATATGAAAATACTGACGCCCAAGTTTGTAGGTCGATTTTCAGGGAAAATCATCAATATTCATCCCTCTCTTTTGCCTAGTTTCCCTGGATTGCACAGCCAGAGAAAAGCCTTGCGAGCAGGCGTTCAAATTGCTGGATGCACAGTCCATTTTATCGACGAGGGGGTGGACACGGGCCCGGTCATTCTCCAGGCGGCCGTTCCTGTCATGCCCGGAGACGACGAAGACTCGCTTTCGGCAAGAATACTTGGTTTTGAGCACAGGATTTATCCCATGGCCGTCCGCCTCATTGCCGAGGGGAAAATTCGCCTTGATGGAAGGCGTGTCCATGTGGAGGGTTTGGAAATGAGTGCTGGCGGGGGGTTTTTCTCTCCACCAGTGACATTTACGTAG
- a CDS encoding phosphoribosylformylglycinamidine cyclo-ligase has product MTYRSAGVDVSAGESFVEKIVSAVNATHGAHPNRILSGGSDFAGLFHLGDSFEDPVLVSGADGVGTKLKIAQQLGRHKTIGIDLVAMCVNDILTSGAKPLFFLDYIASGKLEGEVLVDVVAGVAEGCKMAGCTLLGGETAEMPDFYETGVYDLAGFAVGAVERKGMLGKSLVKISDSLIGLPSTGIHSNGYSLVRRVFNDPSQWTGNNVFPGLDTSLKDALLEPTLIYADAVRAIAGHSGVHAIAHITGGGLPGNVNRILPEGHQAVFHPESWPEPKIFSLLSRSGPVERSEMFRTFNMGLGLVIAVDPSASKELMEVLKKAGHSSLLVGEVCPKVEGGEVIIDGVAL; this is encoded by the coding sequence CTGACTTATCGCTCAGCGGGTGTGGATGTTTCTGCTGGCGAGAGTTTTGTTGAAAAAATCGTTAGCGCGGTAAACGCCACGCATGGTGCGCACCCGAACCGAATTCTTAGCGGCGGAAGCGATTTTGCCGGTCTTTTCCATCTTGGAGATTCTTTCGAGGATCCGGTTCTTGTTTCCGGTGCCGATGGCGTCGGCACAAAACTTAAAATTGCCCAACAACTAGGCCGCCACAAGACAATCGGGATTGATCTCGTGGCAATGTGCGTCAACGATATTCTTACTTCAGGAGCCAAGCCGCTTTTTTTTCTAGACTATATCGCCTCGGGAAAACTTGAGGGAGAGGTTTTGGTCGATGTGGTGGCGGGCGTGGCAGAGGGCTGCAAAATGGCCGGATGCACACTACTTGGCGGCGAAACGGCGGAGATGCCAGATTTTTATGAAACGGGTGTTTACGACCTCGCCGGTTTTGCTGTTGGCGCCGTTGAGAGAAAAGGCATGCTTGGAAAGTCATTGGTAAAGATTAGTGATTCACTCATCGGGCTACCCTCGACCGGAATCCATAGCAATGGATATTCGCTGGTTCGGCGTGTCTTCAATGACCCAAGCCAATGGACTGGAAATAATGTTTTCCCCGGATTGGACACCAGCCTCAAAGATGCACTCCTTGAGCCGACGCTCATATACGCAGATGCTGTCCGAGCCATAGCTGGACATTCCGGCGTTCATGCCATTGCGCATATTACGGGCGGCGGCCTTCCTGGAAACGTGAACCGAATTTTACCCGAAGGCCATCAGGCGGTTTTTCATCCCGAAAGCTGGCCGGAGCCTAAAATATTTAGTTTGCTCTCCAGAAGTGGACCGGTGGAGCGCTCCGAGATGTTCAGAACGTTCAACATGGGACTTGGACTGGTTATCGCCGTGGACCCGAGTGCGTCTAAGGAATTGATGGAGGTTTTGAAAAAGGCAGGCCATTCGTCCCTCCTGGTTGGCGAGGTCTGCCCCAAGGTTGAGGGGGGCGAGGTGATAATCGATGGCGTAGCGCTATGA